In Flavobacterium sp. CS20, a single window of DNA contains:
- a CDS encoding sensor histidine kinase, translating into MQQTISQLIKQRKISQIKTDFINNMTHEFKTPIATINLALDSIKNPKISKHPEMLKRYHKMIRDENKRMHAQVENVLRISKLEKNELDISKERLKLHDIIQQAITHVELIVKNKEGYIKTHFEAKKSSILANESHFTNVIVNILDNAIKYSTNEPKIDIYTENVKNYIVLKIADQGIGMSTSVQKRIFEKFYREHTGDVHNVKGHGLGLAYVKQIVDDHHGEITVESEKGKGSTFIIKLPLIS; encoded by the coding sequence TTGCAGCAGACCATTTCTCAATTAATCAAACAGCGTAAAATATCTCAAATCAAAACAGATTTTATCAATAATATGACGCACGAATTTAAAACCCCAATTGCAACCATCAATTTGGCTTTAGATTCTATAAAAAACCCAAAAATATCCAAGCATCCTGAAATGCTGAAACGATATCACAAAATGATTAGAGATGAAAACAAACGCATGCATGCTCAAGTCGAAAATGTATTGCGTATTTCTAAACTCGAAAAGAATGAACTTGATATTTCGAAAGAAAGATTGAAACTTCACGACATAATACAACAAGCCATAACCCATGTTGAATTGATTGTGAAAAATAAAGAAGGTTATATAAAAACACATTTTGAAGCTAAAAAATCTTCAATTTTAGCTAATGAATCACACTTTACTAATGTGATAGTAAACATATTAGACAATGCTATAAAATATTCAACAAACGAACCAAAAATTGATATATATACCGAAAATGTAAAAAATTATATTGTTCTGAAAATTGCAGACCAAGGTATCGGTATGTCAACTTCGGTTCAAAAACGCATTTTTGAAAAATTTTATAGAGAACACACAGGAGATGTGCATAACGTGAAAGGTCATGGACTTGGTTTAGCCTACGTTAAACAAATTGTTGATGACCATCACGGTGAAATCACTGTTGAAAGTGAAAAAGGAAAAGGAAGTACATTTATAATTAAATTACCACTAATATCATAA
- a CDS encoding protein-export chaperone SecB, producing the protein MKIQLDNWKVTNVNFEALKDKHREENSFDLSTEHFFSKKFNDSFGVGFEIEIKDKSFDLMVEAMFMFKLDEDITEEFKLSNFPKINAPAIAFPFLRAYVSNMTLQSGYDPVILPSINFVQFAKEKEEDNSTDSNH; encoded by the coding sequence ATGAAAATTCAACTAGATAATTGGAAAGTTACTAACGTAAACTTTGAAGCTTTAAAAGATAAACATAGAGAGGAAAATTCTTTTGACTTATCTACTGAGCATTTTTTTTCTAAAAAATTTAATGATTCTTTCGGTGTTGGTTTTGAAATTGAAATAAAAGATAAATCCTTTGACTTAATGGTTGAAGCTATGTTTATGTTTAAACTTGACGAAGATATCACAGAAGAATTTAAGCTTTCAAATTTCCCGAAAATTAATGCACCAGCAATAGCCTTTCCATTTTTAAGAGCTTACGTTTCTAACATGACTTTACAGTCTGGATATGATCCTGTGATTTTACCATCAATTAACTTTGTTCAGTTCGCTAAAGAAAAGGAAGAAGATAATTCCACTGATTCTAATCACTGA
- a CDS encoding glycosyltransferase family 2 protein has protein sequence MLWDFFIVPIFTAMKFEFSFIIPVYNRPQEIKELLESFVNVRGIDTCEIVIVEDGSDLLCKDIVSLFKNKLAISYYFKKNSGPGDSRNYGMKYAQADYFIILDSDVLLPSDYIINLKKHLKTQFTHCFGGPDKANQSFSPVQKAINYVMTSLWTTGGIRGREAQKKKFQPRSFNMGLSKQAFQKSKGFSNIHPGEDPDLSIRLQQLGFKTALFSDCFVYHKRRIDWKNYAKQIYKFGLVRPILNTWHPSSHKILYYFPTLFSLGFLMAIVLLFFDYYFFVLLYLLYFSIIFIDAFIQNKNLKIAFYAIYATCIQFVSYGWGYLNSTLSIFVFKKPPENTYPKLFFKPKT, from the coding sequence TTGCTTTGGGATTTTTTTATTGTGCCTATATTTACAGCTATGAAATTTGAGTTTTCGTTTATTATACCTGTTTACAACAGACCACAAGAAATCAAAGAACTGCTTGAGTCTTTTGTAAATGTTAGAGGAATTGATACCTGCGAAATTGTTATTGTTGAAGATGGCTCTGATTTGCTTTGTAAAGATATTGTAAGTTTATTTAAAAATAAATTGGCTATATCTTACTATTTTAAGAAAAACTCAGGTCCTGGTGATTCTCGGAATTATGGAATGAAATATGCTCAAGCTGATTACTTTATTATATTAGATAGTGATGTATTATTGCCAAGTGATTACATCATTAATCTAAAAAAACACCTCAAAACACAATTTACTCACTGTTTTGGTGGTCCTGACAAAGCAAATCAAAGCTTTTCGCCTGTTCAAAAAGCGATTAACTATGTTATGACTTCACTATGGACAACTGGTGGCATAAGAGGTCGTGAGGCACAAAAGAAAAAATTTCAACCCCGAAGTTTTAATATGGGTTTGTCTAAACAAGCATTTCAAAAATCTAAAGGATTTTCAAACATTCATCCTGGTGAAGACCCTGATTTGTCTATTCGTCTTCAACAATTAGGTTTTAAAACAGCTCTATTTTCAGATTGTTTTGTCTATCATAAAAGACGTATTGATTGGAAAAATTATGCAAAGCAGATATACAAATTTGGGCTTGTTCGTCCTATTCTCAACACTTGGCATCCATCAAGTCATAAAATTTTGTATTATTTTCCGACTTTGTTTAGTTTGGGGTTTTTGATGGCTATTGTTCTATTATTTTTTGATTATTATTTTTTTGTATTGTTATATTTATTATATTTTTCAATAATTTTTATAGATGCTTTCATCCAAAATAAAAACCTTAAAATTGCTTTTTATGCTATTTATGCAACTTGTATTCAGTTTGTTAGCTATGGTTGGGGTTATTTGAATAGCACTTTATCAATATTTGTTTTTAAAAAACCTCCAGAAAACACCTATCCAAAATTATTTTTTAAGCCTAAAACATGA
- the coaE gene encoding dephospho-CoA kinase (Dephospho-CoA kinase (CoaE) performs the final step in coenzyme A biosynthesis.), producing MKKPIVVGITGGIGSGKSTVVEIFKDFDVPAYISDIKAKYLMQTNPNLINSIKQNFGNQTYDEDGKLNKTYLSDIVFNNPEKLKILNNLVHPAVREDFKKWLSYQNSAYVVYESALIFELHQEDNFDYIVLVIAPKDLRIKRVQDRDNVSEDDVKKRMDKQMDDRLKRKKADYIIENIDINNLNKEIYKINVNILEKC from the coding sequence ATGAAAAAACCTATAGTTGTTGGCATCACTGGCGGAATTGGTAGTGGCAAATCTACAGTTGTTGAAATATTTAAAGATTTTGATGTACCAGCTTATATATCTGATATAAAAGCAAAATATTTAATGCAAACCAACCCAAATTTGATCAACAGTATCAAACAAAATTTTGGAAATCAAACTTATGATGAAGATGGTAAACTCAACAAGACTTACTTATCTGATATTGTTTTTAATAACCCTGAAAAACTCAAAATTCTTAATAATTTGGTTCATCCAGCGGTAAGAGAAGATTTTAAAAAGTGGCTGTCTTACCAAAACTCAGCTTATGTGGTTTATGAATCTGCTTTGATATTTGAACTACACCAAGAAGACAATTTTGACTATATTGTTTTGGTCATAGCACCAAAAGATTTACGCATCAAACGAGTCCAAGATAGAGATAATGTTTCTGAGGATGACGTCAAAAAAAGAATGGATAAACAAATGGATGATAGGCTGAAAAGAAAAAAAGCAGACTATATTATAGAAAATATAGATATTAATAATTTAAACAAAGAAATATATAAAATAAATGTTAATATATTAGAAAAATGCTAA
- a CDS encoding TrkH family potassium uptake protein translates to MKLSSAFKILKKINIGLSVVATLLILFDFGFNHTNFENQFLVSFFVITIFFNVVVLNLEYVINQKKSVFKVLIFDIIFILFSIFLLLVQFKVFKIASFESLHWLEFLIFVGLVRYLSNLSFKYSKTKLDPSQIFVVSFIIIILFGTLALMLPNATYTDIGFIDALFTSTSAVCVTGLIVVDTSTFFTPFGQGIIMVLIQIGGLGILTIASYFSFFFKRGSSYESQLLLSEITQSNKVNAVFGTLKYIIGITFFVEAVSGVFIFFNVESSSFDNLGQHIFFSMFHSISAFCNAGFSTLSNSLYQTGYRFNYGLQLVVVLTFIFGGLGFPIVANIVSYLKNKFLRLFDFKNQIKHKPWLVNINSRLNLITTGIITLSAFVFFIGVEFDGALAHLDFKGKLVNALFTATTPRTAGFNTIDMAELAVPSILFTILLMWIGASPSSTGGGIKTSTIAVAVLNVFNLAQGKNKLEVFRREISQVSISRAFATIVLSLLIIGLSILSISIFNPKLNLLDVAFECFSAYSTVGLSLGITSSLSTYSKIIIILTMFIGRVSMLTIIVAIVKKTMKKNYNYPKEEILIT, encoded by the coding sequence ATGAAGCTATCTTCAGCATTTAAAATTTTAAAAAAAATAAATATTGGATTAAGTGTCGTTGCAACCTTGCTAATTCTTTTTGATTTTGGTTTTAACCATACCAATTTTGAAAATCAGTTTTTGGTTAGTTTTTTTGTCATTACTATTTTTTTTAATGTAGTGGTATTAAATCTTGAGTATGTAATCAATCAAAAAAAATCTGTTTTTAAAGTTTTAATATTCGATATTATATTCATACTGTTTTCAATCTTTTTATTACTCGTTCAGTTTAAGGTTTTTAAAATTGCTTCTTTTGAGTCTCTTCATTGGTTAGAATTTTTAATTTTTGTGGGATTAGTTAGATATCTTTCTAACTTAAGTTTCAAATATTCTAAAACAAAACTTGATCCGTCTCAAATTTTTGTTGTCAGTTTTATTATAATCATTTTATTTGGCACTTTGGCTTTAATGTTGCCAAATGCAACCTATACTGACATCGGTTTTATTGATGCCTTATTTACTTCAACAAGTGCAGTTTGTGTTACGGGTTTAATCGTGGTTGATACCAGCACATTTTTTACACCATTTGGTCAAGGTATTATTATGGTTTTAATACAAATTGGCGGTTTGGGTATCTTGACCATAGCCAGTTATTTCAGCTTTTTTTTTAAAAGAGGTTCGTCTTATGAAAGCCAGTTGTTGCTCAGTGAAATCACCCAAAGCAATAAAGTTAATGCTGTTTTTGGCACATTAAAATATATCATTGGCATCACTTTTTTTGTAGAAGCTGTTTCTGGTGTTTTTATCTTCTTTAATGTAGAAAGTTCAAGTTTTGATAATTTAGGTCAGCATATTTTCTTTTCAATGTTTCATTCTATTTCAGCTTTTTGTAATGCAGGTTTTTCAACACTCAGTAATAGTCTTTATCAAACTGGGTACAGGTTTAATTATGGTTTGCAATTAGTAGTGGTCTTAACTTTTATATTTGGTGGTTTAGGCTTTCCTATAGTGGCTAATATAGTATCTTATTTAAAAAATAAATTTTTAAGACTCTTTGATTTTAAAAATCAAATCAAACACAAACCTTGGTTAGTAAACATTAATAGTCGATTGAATTTGATTACCACTGGCATTATTACTTTAAGTGCATTTGTGTTTTTTATAGGTGTAGAATTTGATGGTGCTTTGGCTCACTTAGACTTTAAAGGTAAGTTAGTCAATGCTTTATTTACAGCGACAACACCACGAACAGCTGGATTTAACACTATAGATATGGCAGAATTGGCAGTGCCAAGTATTTTGTTTACTATTTTATTAATGTGGATTGGGGCATCGCCATCATCAACTGGTGGTGGAATAAAAACGTCAACAATTGCTGTAGCTGTCCTTAATGTGTTTAATCTTGCTCAAGGTAAAAATAAACTCGAAGTATTTAGACGAGAGATAAGTCAAGTTTCTATCAGTCGAGCCTTTGCCACAATAGTTTTATCTCTTCTTATCATTGGGCTAAGTATTTTATCGATATCTATATTTAATCCTAAACTCAATCTTTTGGACGTAGCTTTTGAATGTTTTTCAGCCTATAGTACCGTTGGTTTAAGTTTAGGCATCACATCAAGTCTTAGCACTTATAGTAAAATTATAATAATATTGACTATGTTTATAGGTCGGGTTAGTATGCTTACAATAATTGTGGCGATAGTGAAGAAAACTATGAAAAAGAATTATAATTATCCAAAAGAAGAAATTTTAATTACATAA
- the miaA gene encoding tRNA (adenosine(37)-N6)-dimethylallyltransferase MiaA translates to MICIVGPTAIGKTSISIRLAKAFNTEIISCDSRQFYREMKIGTAVPSDDELAQVKHHFIQHLSIFENYSVGNYEKEALNKINEIFETKNTLCLTGGSGLYQKAVLEGLDDFPVVDKSIREKLKTTYKNEGIKPLQDQLEQLDPEYFKTVDIQNPHRLIRALEICIGTSKPFSLFINTKKTSNRNFTPIKIGLTADRAIVYERIEQRVDKMFDSGLLKEAQSLYEYRNLNALQTVGYKELFDHFDGKLSLEEAKSEIKKNTRRYAKRQLTWYRKQNDIKWFEYDANIDKIIDYIKTILPVK, encoded by the coding sequence TTGATATGCATTGTCGGTCCAACGGCTATCGGCAAAACTAGCATCAGCATCAGGCTTGCTAAAGCTTTCAATACAGAAATTATCTCATGCGATTCAAGGCAATTTTATAGAGAAATGAAAATTGGCACTGCTGTACCATCTGATGATGAATTAGCACAAGTCAAACATCATTTTATTCAACATCTATCTATTTTTGAAAACTACAGTGTTGGCAACTATGAAAAAGAAGCATTGAATAAAATAAATGAAATTTTTGAAACTAAAAATACACTTTGTTTAACTGGCGGAAGTGGTTTGTATCAAAAAGCCGTTTTAGAAGGTCTTGATGATTTTCCAGTCGTTGATAAATCTATTAGAGAAAAACTTAAAACCACCTATAAAAATGAAGGCATCAAACCCCTACAAGACCAATTAGAGCAACTTGACCCTGAATATTTTAAAACTGTAGATATTCAAAACCCACATCGATTGATACGGGCTTTAGAAATTTGTATTGGCACTTCAAAACCATTTTCTTTATTTATCAATACCAAGAAAACTTCAAATAGAAATTTTACACCTATAAAAATTGGTTTAACCGCAGATAGAGCCATTGTTTATGAGAGAATAGAACAACGCGTCGATAAAATGTTTGATAGCGGTTTGCTTAAAGAAGCCCAATCTCTTTATGAATACAGAAATTTAAACGCCTTACAAACAGTTGGCTACAAAGAATTATTTGACCACTTTGATGGCAAACTAAGCCTTGAAGAAGCTAAGTCTGAAATCAAAAAAAACACTCGTCGCTATGCCAAACGTCAACTGACTTGGTATAGAAAACAAAACGACATCAAGTGGTTTGAATATGATGCAAATATTGACAAAATTATAGACTACATCAAAACTATTTTACCCGTCAAATAA
- a CDS encoding response regulator transcription factor: protein METENKKILLVEDDPNFGIVLKDYLSMNDYDVTHAKNGMEGFEKFKKDNFDLCILDVMMPYKDGFTLAKEIREKNENIPIIFLTAKSMKEDVLKGYKVGADDYLNKPFDSEVLLMKIKAIMRRKSVDSLADSKQFEFQIGNFFLNSKLRFLTYKDEEPIKLSPKENELLRLLALHENDLMPRELALTKIWRDDNYFTSRSMDVYIAKLRKYLKKDDTVEILNIHGEGFRLVVHGKDNEKA from the coding sequence ATGGAAACTGAAAACAAAAAAATTCTATTAGTAGAAGACGATCCAAATTTTGGAATTGTGCTTAAAGATTATTTAAGTATGAACGACTATGATGTCACTCATGCCAAAAACGGTATGGAAGGTTTTGAAAAATTCAAAAAAGACAATTTTGACCTTTGCATTCTTGACGTCATGATGCCTTACAAAGATGGTTTTACCTTAGCTAAGGAAATCAGAGAGAAAAATGAAAATATCCCAATCATTTTCTTAACGGCCAAATCCATGAAAGAAGACGTCTTAAAAGGCTATAAAGTTGGTGCAGACGACTATCTCAATAAACCATTTGATAGCGAAGTCTTATTGATGAAAATCAAAGCTATTATGCGACGAAAATCTGTTGATAGCCTCGCAGATTCTAAACAATTTGAGTTTCAAATTGGTAACTTTTTTCTCAATTCAAAACTTCGTTTTTTAACTTATAAAGATGAAGAACCCATCAAATTGTCGCCAAAAGAAAACGAATTGCTGAGACTCTTAGCTTTACACGAAAACGATTTGATGCCCAGAGAATTAGCCTTGACCAAAATTTGGAGAGACGACAACTACTTTACATCTAGAAGTATGGACGTTTACATCGCCAAATTGAGAAAGTATCTCAAAAAAGACGATACCGTAGAAATCTTAAATATCCATGGCGAAGGTTTCAGATTGGTTGTTCACGGAAAAGACAATGAAAAAGCATAG
- a CDS encoding TrkA family potassium uptake protein, whose translation MKYIIVGLGNFGASLAMKLTENKNEVIAIDDSLEKVEFYKEKITHTIRMDATDENTVSGLPIPNTDIVVIAIGEDQGANVMATALFKNLNAKRIISRSINVLHEKVLTAIGVDDIVRPEQESAEKWSKKLSAQNIVDSFELGVNFSIVEAKIPEKYAGQSIREMHLRRKFNILVLTVIEAGNKKESESFQLNEKIKGIADPDRVVNKNDVLVLFGANNDLKVFLKQELK comes from the coding sequence ATGAAATATATAATTGTCGGTCTTGGAAATTTTGGAGCATCTCTTGCTATGAAACTTACAGAAAATAAAAACGAAGTCATTGCCATAGATGATAGCCTTGAAAAAGTAGAGTTTTACAAAGAAAAAATAACACATACCATAAGAATGGACGCCACTGATGAAAACACAGTAAGTGGATTACCTATTCCAAACACAGATATTGTTGTTATTGCCATTGGTGAAGACCAAGGTGCTAATGTTATGGCGACGGCTTTATTTAAAAATTTAAACGCCAAACGCATCATAAGTCGATCTATCAATGTCCTTCACGAAAAAGTTTTAACTGCAATAGGCGTGGATGATATTGTGAGACCAGAGCAAGAGTCAGCAGAAAAATGGTCTAAAAAACTCTCGGCGCAAAACATTGTTGACTCATTTGAATTAGGTGTCAATTTTTCAATAGTTGAAGCAAAAATTCCTGAAAAATATGCTGGACAATCTATAAGAGAAATGCACTTGAGAAGAAAATTTAATATTTTAGTTTTAACGGTTATTGAAGCTGGAAACAAAAAAGAGTCAGAATCTTTTCAACTCAACGAAAAAATTAAAGGCATAGCTGATCCCGATAGAGTTGTTAATAAAAATGACGTGTTGGTTCTTTTTGGTGCTAATAATGATCTTAAGGTCTTTTTAAAGCAAGAATTAAAATAG
- a CDS encoding CdaR family protein: MKTTNLIKLFSAKNYKAYAVFLSLTFILWFVIQLVKTYNYNTDLMVEIDQIPKQFVVDTTTKTIKVNIKASGLKLWQYNLSSKTITINYADFNKETSLLKISKNSIIDKMTNNFPFDSENISIEDNELAFGFRKKATKKVPVRIIADLNFKSGYNTLQSIQPIPDSVVITGPKNELKNINYIQTQKLILKNIKDTLSSKISLEIPSENIEATTSQVEYYLPVEKFSEKTLMVDIETINIPDTLQLTTYPSQAKVSFLVSLKSFDKISNSDFQVICDYKKRYEDDAIMIPKLEKYPKNIIGPKLHINKVDYLIKRKS; this comes from the coding sequence ATGAAAACAACTAATCTTATAAAACTATTTTCAGCTAAAAATTATAAGGCTTACGCTGTTTTTTTAAGCTTAACATTCATATTATGGTTTGTCATACAATTGGTTAAAACCTACAATTACAATACCGATTTAATGGTTGAAATTGACCAAATTCCAAAACAATTTGTAGTTGACACAACAACTAAAACCATCAAAGTAAATATAAAAGCAAGCGGGCTAAAGTTATGGCAGTACAATTTATCATCAAAAACTATAACAATAAATTATGCAGACTTTAATAAAGAAACATCGCTATTAAAAATATCAAAAAACTCAATCATTGATAAAATGACTAACAACTTTCCTTTTGATAGCGAAAATATTTCTATTGAAGACAATGAGTTAGCTTTTGGATTTAGAAAAAAAGCAACAAAAAAAGTTCCAGTTAGAATAATTGCTGATTTAAATTTTAAATCAGGATACAACACTTTACAATCCATTCAACCTATACCAGATTCTGTGGTCATAACAGGACCAAAAAATGAATTAAAAAACATAAACTATATTCAAACTCAAAAGTTGATTTTAAAAAATATTAAAGATACTTTGTCTAGCAAAATCAGTTTAGAAATACCTTCTGAAAATATCGAAGCAACAACCTCTCAAGTTGAATATTATTTGCCCGTTGAAAAATTTTCTGAAAAAACTTTAATGGTAGATATTGAGACCATTAATATTCCTGATACTTTGCAGTTGACAACCTATCCAAGCCAAGCTAAAGTGTCGTTTTTAGTGAGTTTAAAATCTTTTGATAAAATATCAAACTCAGATTTTCAAGTGATATGCGATTATAAAAAACGATATGAAGACGACGCTATAATGATTCCTAAACTCGAAAAATATCCCAAAAATATTATTGGACCAAAATTACATATCAATAAAGTGGATTATCTCATTAAACGAAAATCATGA